A region from the Rheinheimera mangrovi genome encodes:
- a CDS encoding DUF6984 family protein, with amino-acid sequence MRNPTDVEARILNELFARADLAYDAKSLQVESMDDGRMGSLKIGINHSQRSFGSACAEFELTDDDGKPVLFSLYLDMAGEPYELDAFKSDFSETILLQNNS; translated from the coding sequence ATGCGAAACCCAACGGACGTTGAAGCTCGAATCCTAAATGAACTATTTGCGCGAGCAGATCTAGCGTATGACGCAAAATCGTTACAAGTAGAATCAATGGATGATGGCAGGATGGGTAGCTTAAAGATTGGAATCAATCATTCACAGCGTAGCTTTGGTTCAGCTTGCGCAGAGTTTGAACTGACCGATGATGATGGAAAACCAGTGCTATTTTCGTTGTATCTTGATATGGCAGGCGAGCCTTATGAATTGGATGCATTCAAGAGTGATTTCAGTGAAACAATCCTTCTGCAAAACAATTCATAA
- a CDS encoding IS3 family transposase (programmed frameshift), whose protein sequence is MSSKRYPEEFRIEAVKQVVDRGHSVADVAKRLDITTHSLYAWIKKYGPDKQQHNDLADAQAEIKRLQKELKRATEERDIPKKSRGVLRKAVRLRYAFIKEHCDSWPVRWLCNMLDVHPSGYYAWSKASLSKRDKANRRLTGLIKQFWLESGCVYGYRKIHSDLRDFGESCGINRVYRLMQSEGLKAQVGYRKPRSRKGDSHIITPNRLQRQFNPLVPDEVWVTDITYIRTHEGWLYLAVVVDLFSRKVVGWSMHSQISKDIVLNALLMAVWRRQPKKQVMVHSDQGSQYTSHDWQAFLKTHGLQGSMSRRGNCHDNAVAESFFQLLKRERIKRKVYTTRDEARSDVFDYIEMFYNSKRKHGSNNLLSPVEYENRYQERLGSV, encoded by the exons ATGAGCAGTAAACGTTACCCCGAAGAATTCAGAATCGAAGCAGTTAAGCAGGTCGTTGATCGCGGCCATTCAGTTGCGGATGTTGCCAAACGGCTCGATATCACCACGCACAGCCTGTACGCCTGGATTAAAAAGTACGGTCCTGACAAACAACAGCATAATGATTTGGCTGACGCTCAGGCCGAGATTAAGCGACTGCAAAAAGAGCTGAAGCGAGCCACCGAAGAGCGCGACATTC CTAAAAAAAGCCGCGGCGTACTTCGCAAAGCTGTCCGACTAAGATACGCCTTCATTAAAGAACACTGCGACAGCTGGCCGGTGCGCTGGCTTTGTAACATGTTGGATGTGCATCCCAGTGGATACTATGCGTGGAGTAAGGCATCGCTGTCGAAACGCGATAAAGCAAACCGGCGGCTGACAGGATTAATAAAACAGTTTTGGCTGGAGTCTGGTTGTGTGTATGGCTACCGTAAAATTCATTCTGATTTACGTGATTTCGGCGAGTCTTGCGGCATTAACCGGGTATACCGGTTGATGCAATCCGAAGGGCTTAAAGCACAGGTTGGATATCGCAAACCCAGATCACGTAAGGGGGACAGCCATATCATTACGCCGAACCGCTTGCAGCGGCAGTTTAATCCGTTAGTGCCTGACGAGGTATGGGTAACTGATATCACGTACATCCGCACGCATGAGGGGTGGCTGTATTTGGCTGTGGTTGTGGATTTGTTCTCGCGCAAGGTTGTTGGCTGGTCGATGCATTCCCAAATCAGCAAAGATATTGTGCTGAACGCATTGCTGATGGCCGTGTGGCGACGTCAGCCTAAAAAACAGGTGATGGTTCACTCCGACCAAGGGAGCCAATACACCAGCCATGACTGGCAGGCATTCCTGAAAACTCATGGCTTACAAGGCAGCATGAGCAGACGCGGAAACTGTCATGACAATGCAGTGGCAGAAAGCTTCTTCCAGTTGTTAAAGCGAGAGCGGATCAAGCGGAAAGTCTACACGACGCGTGATGAGGCCAGAAGTGATGTGTTTGATTACATTGAAATGTTTTACAACAGTAAACGGAAACATGGTTCCAATAATCTGCTGTCACCGGTAGAGTATGAAAACCGTTACCAAGAACGGCTGGGAAGTGTCTAG
- a CDS encoding IS3 family transposase (programmed frameshift) → MSKQRFTPEFKAEAIKQITERGYSVKDVSERLGVSDNSLYKWLKEHNQATNPDPVVTQQQDLAAENARLKAALKRAEEERDILKKGRRILCQAVQLRYAFIRDNQNCHPVRLMCTMLRVHHSGYYQWLKQPESNRARENQRLTALIKESWLESGGIYGSPRIHVDLREAGETCSENRVARLMNLAGLKAIRGYKTPRYRAGKPAVPAKNQLQREFTYNEPNKAWVTDITYIRTYEGFLYLAVVLDLYSRRVIGWSMKATLAKEIVLDALLMAVWRRKPKQPVIIHSDQGSQFSSDEWKRFLDTHKLSASMSRRGNCWDNAVAESFFSSLKKEQIKRRIYNNREEARSDIFEYIEVFYNRRRRHSHLGQLSPADYEEKANLNEVNECL, encoded by the exons ATGTCCAAGCAACGTTTTACACCAGAATTCAAAGCCGAAGCTATCAAACAAATCACAGAACGTGGATATTCCGTTAAAGATGTATCTGAGCGCTTAGGCGTATCAGACAACAGCCTTTATAAGTGGCTCAAGGAACATAATCAGGCCACTAATCCAGATCCTGTAGTGACGCAGCAGCAGGATTTAGCCGCTGAAAATGCCAGGCTAAAAGCCGCTTTAAAACGGGCTGAAGAAGAGCGGGACATCCTAAAAAAGG GCCGCCGCATACTTTGCCAAGCAGTTCAGTTAAGGTATGCCTTTATCCGCGATAACCAGAACTGCCATCCTGTGCGGTTGATGTGTACCATGCTGCGTGTCCATCACAGCGGCTATTATCAATGGCTGAAGCAGCCTGAATCAAACAGAGCACGTGAGAACCAGCGTTTAACGGCACTGATTAAAGAGTCATGGCTTGAAAGCGGCGGCATTTATGGCAGCCCTCGTATCCATGTTGATTTACGTGAAGCCGGTGAAACCTGCTCGGAGAATCGCGTAGCTCGCTTGATGAATTTGGCTGGCCTCAAAGCTATTCGTGGTTATAAAACGCCACGTTATCGTGCGGGTAAACCCGCTGTACCGGCAAAAAACCAGTTACAGCGTGAATTTACTTATAACGAGCCAAATAAAGCCTGGGTAACTGATATCACCTATATCAGAACCTACGAGGGCTTTTTATATCTTGCCGTAGTGTTAGATCTGTACTCTCGACGAGTCATTGGTTGGTCGATGAAGGCCACGCTGGCGAAAGAAATTGTGCTTGATGCGTTGTTAATGGCTGTCTGGCGCAGGAAACCGAAACAACCGGTCATCATACATTCTGACCAAGGCTCCCAGTTCAGTAGCGATGAATGGAAACGATTTCTGGATACACACAAACTCTCAGCCAGCATGAGTCGGCGCGGTAACTGTTGGGATAATGCGGTTGCCGAATCCTTCTTTAGTTCACTGAAAAAAGAGCAGATTAAACGGAGAATTTATAACAACCGTGAAGAAGCGCGTAGTGACATTTTTGAGTACATCGAGGTATTTTATAACCGTCGGCGCAGACACAGTCATTTAGGACAGTTATCACCAGCAGATTATGAGGAAAAAGCTAATCTCAACGAGGTTAACGAGTGTCTATGA
- a CDS encoding DMT family transporter — protein sequence MQPNLLKGALLLLLAEACFAGIGALVKLTSDSASHAQVVFFRNFFALLVMLPWLWLQGKQLLYTKRWYLHLSRSVTGIISMYCFFYVISQLPLAQAMVVLLMSPFIVPLIAKFWLKETASRLTLFSIALGFGGVLLALPIATGGGAFYLFLIALLSAVLVAVTKTTIRYMSDTEPAARIVFYFSLLTAIISFVPVPFYWQELPAIAWWAFAFMGVLAAIGQMAMTKAYALAPASDIGIWTYSSVIFAGLFGYLFWSEPVTMSWFAGVAIIFYAGYITTRQRLW from the coding sequence ATGCAACCCAATCTGCTGAAAGGCGCCTTATTGCTGTTATTGGCAGAAGCTTGTTTTGCCGGTATAGGTGCTTTAGTCAAACTGACCAGCGACAGTGCCAGTCATGCGCAGGTGGTGTTTTTCCGCAATTTTTTTGCTTTGCTGGTGATGCTGCCCTGGCTTTGGCTGCAAGGCAAACAACTGCTGTATACAAAGCGCTGGTATCTGCATCTAAGCCGTTCTGTCACCGGTATTATTTCGATGTACTGCTTCTTTTATGTCATCAGCCAACTGCCTTTAGCGCAAGCCATGGTAGTACTGTTAATGTCGCCTTTTATAGTGCCACTCATCGCTAAATTCTGGTTAAAAGAAACGGCCAGTCGCCTGACCTTATTCAGCATAGCGCTGGGTTTTGGTGGCGTACTGCTGGCGTTGCCTATTGCCACAGGCGGTGGTGCTTTTTACCTGTTTTTAATTGCGCTATTGTCGGCCGTGTTAGTGGCGGTCACCAAAACTACTATTCGGTATATGTCCGACACTGAACCAGCGGCTCGCATCGTATTTTATTTCTCTTTGCTAACTGCAATTATCTCTTTTGTGCCTGTGCCTTTTTATTGGCAAGAGCTGCCTGCTATCGCCTGGTGGGCTTTTGCTTTTATGGGCGTATTGGCTGCTATAGGCCAAATGGCGATGACCAAAGCTTATGCTTTAGCCCCCGCCTCTGACATTGGCATCTGGACCTACAGCTCTGTGATTTTTGCAGGCCTGTTTGGTTATTTATTCTGGTCAGAACCTGTCACCATGAGCTGGTTTGCCGGTGTGGCTATTATCTTTTATGCAGGCTATATCACAACCAGACAACGTTTGTGGTAA
- a CDS encoding efflux RND transporter periplasmic adaptor subunit yields MKIADTSSQDERLAPKKTTKKIWIAGSTSLLLVLLLWQIVPAARSWSQSDMSVSLSRVRLDTVKTANFTRDISAQGQVVAAVSPKLYATAEGTISLLLDAGTEVKQGDVLAIIDSPELNNRLQQEQATFYSLQTSHDRQKILAKKQQLTDKKAVDIAQVTLTTAEREKRRADQGFEKGVISKIEHEKAQDDLETAKLQHQHAVEDARLNKENLDFEVQSLAQQLDRQRLLVEDFQRQVNGLQVRSPVNGLLGNLAVENKTYITKNQLILSVVDLSQFEVEIAVPESYANDLVIGLPVEVTAEQKLYMGKLVTISPEVFENQVKGRVRFTKEAPPALRQNQRLSSRILLEHREGVMQVARGQFLDSSNGKFAYKVSNGMAIKTPIELGARSLNSVEILAGLQPGDQIITSGTDIFNGASTVQLNQ; encoded by the coding sequence ATGAAAATAGCGGATACCAGCAGCCAGGACGAGCGACTAGCACCAAAAAAAACCACTAAAAAAATCTGGATAGCAGGCTCAACCAGCCTGCTTCTGGTGTTGCTGCTATGGCAGATTGTTCCGGCAGCGCGCAGCTGGTCACAATCGGATATGTCGGTGTCTTTATCGCGTGTTCGGCTGGATACAGTCAAAACTGCAAATTTTACCCGCGATATTTCAGCTCAGGGCCAGGTGGTTGCTGCAGTCAGTCCTAAGCTGTATGCCACAGCTGAAGGCACCATCAGCTTGCTGCTGGATGCCGGTACTGAAGTGAAACAAGGGGATGTGCTGGCTATTATCGACAGCCCTGAGTTAAACAACAGATTACAGCAAGAGCAAGCCACCTTTTACAGCTTACAAACCAGCCATGATCGGCAAAAAATCTTAGCGAAAAAACAGCAACTGACTGACAAAAAGGCTGTGGATATTGCTCAAGTCACCTTAACCACAGCAGAGCGGGAAAAACGCCGTGCTGATCAGGGTTTTGAAAAAGGTGTGATCAGCAAAATTGAACATGAAAAAGCTCAGGATGACTTAGAAACCGCCAAACTGCAGCATCAGCATGCCGTTGAAGATGCCCGCCTGAATAAAGAAAACCTCGATTTTGAAGTGCAAAGCCTGGCACAACAGTTAGACCGTCAGCGTTTGCTGGTGGAAGATTTCCAGCGTCAGGTCAATGGCCTGCAGGTTCGCTCTCCGGTCAATGGCTTATTGGGTAATCTGGCGGTAGAAAACAAAACCTACATCACCAAAAACCAACTGATTTTATCTGTGGTGGATTTAAGCCAATTTGAAGTAGAAATTGCCGTACCAGAAAGTTATGCCAACGATTTAGTCATAGGTTTGCCGGTAGAAGTGACAGCTGAGCAAAAGCTGTATATGGGCAAACTGGTGACTATTTCTCCTGAAGTGTTCGAAAACCAGGTCAAAGGCCGGGTACGTTTTACTAAAGAAGCCCCGCCTGCCCTGCGTCAAAACCAACGCTTAAGCAGCCGTATTTTGCTGGAACACCGCGAAGGCGTGATGCAGGTGGCCCGTGGTCAGTTCCTTGACAGCAGTAATGGCAAATTTGCCTACAAAGTCAGCAACGGCATGGCCATCAAAACCCCGATTGAACTGGGAGCCCGCAGCCTGAACTCAGTCGAAATTCTGGCGGGTTTACAACCAGGCGATCAAATCATTACCTCCGGCACCGATATTTTTAACGGCGCCAGCACAGTACAGCTTAATCAATAA
- a CDS encoding ABC transporter ATP-binding protein produces MLTMNKISKSFITDDVATHALRDIQLHVNEGDFVSVTGPSGSGKTTFLNIAGLLETSTSGEYLLDGEDIAKLNDSGRSRMRNQKIGFIFQSFNLIPDLNLFDNVDVPLRYRGLNTAERRKRIEYHLDQVGLASRMKHLPSQLSGGQQQRVAIARALATSPRFLLADEPTGNLDSQMAQSVMSLLEDINKAGTTILMVTHDPSLAARAKRQIYIKDGHVSELTNKNSNLHVVGEA; encoded by the coding sequence ATGTTAACCATGAATAAAATTAGTAAATCTTTTATCACGGACGATGTGGCCACTCATGCACTGCGTGATATTCAGCTGCATGTCAACGAAGGCGACTTTGTCAGTGTGACTGGCCCTTCAGGCTCAGGCAAAACCACCTTTTTAAATATTGCAGGTTTGCTGGAAACCAGCACCAGCGGCGAATACCTGCTGGATGGTGAAGACATAGCCAAACTCAACGACAGCGGCCGCTCCCGTATGCGTAATCAGAAAATAGGCTTTATTTTCCAGAGCTTTAACCTTATTCCGGATTTAAACCTGTTCGACAACGTCGATGTACCTTTGCGTTACCGTGGCCTGAACACAGCTGAACGCAGAAAACGCATTGAATACCATCTGGATCAGGTGGGTTTAGCCTCCCGCATGAAACACCTGCCAAGCCAACTGTCAGGTGGACAGCAGCAACGTGTGGCTATAGCCCGAGCTTTGGCAACCTCACCACGCTTTTTACTGGCGGATGAGCCCACAGGTAACCTTGATAGCCAGATGGCACAAAGTGTGATGAGCCTGCTGGAAGATATCAATAAAGCTGGCACCACCATTTTGATGGTTACGCACGACCCAAGTCTGGCCGCCCGTGCTAAACGTCAGATCTATATCAAAGATGGCCATGTCAGCGAACTGACTAACAAAAACTCAAACCTGCATGTGGTTGGCGAGGCTTAA
- a CDS encoding ABC transporter permease, which translates to MFSYYVKLAYLSCKRTWGMTLLMVCAIGLGIGASMTTITVNYLMSANPIPHKSEQLFYVQMDSWEPNNTYDDNGDAPTQLTYRDATYLWQAQKAKRQSIQSGMAAVIEPADKEVLPFMVQGRANSADFFPMFDVPFLYGSGWDHQADLKKERVIVINAELNERLFGGKDSTGQTVRMAGEDYKVTGVIDRWNPKPRFYDTSTGSFNDVEDVFVPFSLITEQKFGRSGNTNCWKPTESGFQAFLDSECIWVQLWVELPTAQDKDAYFSFMNAYAKEQHQYGRFARTDNNKLRDVMQWLEYAEVVSDDASMMMAMSLMFLLVCLLNTVGLLLAKFLGKASEIGVRQALGASRNDLFIQHLIESGCIGLAGGLLGLILALLGLEAIKVMYGDWIRDLAQLDFTLVAMAIGLAIVSALLAGLYPTWRACQVQPSVQLKSQ; encoded by the coding sequence ATGTTTTCCTACTATGTAAAGCTGGCTTACTTAAGCTGCAAACGCACCTGGGGCATGACGCTGTTGATGGTCTGCGCTATAGGTTTAGGTATTGGTGCGTCCATGACCACTATTACCGTCAACTACCTGATGTCAGCCAACCCTATTCCGCATAAAAGTGAGCAGTTATTTTATGTGCAAATGGACAGCTGGGAGCCAAACAATACCTATGACGACAATGGCGATGCGCCAACTCAGTTAACCTACCGCGACGCCACCTACTTATGGCAGGCACAAAAAGCTAAACGCCAGAGTATTCAAAGCGGTATGGCGGCGGTGATTGAGCCTGCAGACAAAGAAGTCTTACCTTTTATGGTGCAGGGCCGCGCCAACAGTGCCGACTTCTTCCCTATGTTTGATGTGCCTTTTTTATACGGCAGCGGCTGGGATCATCAGGCTGATCTGAAAAAAGAACGGGTGATTGTCATTAATGCCGAACTGAATGAACGCTTATTTGGTGGCAAAGACTCCACAGGTCAGACAGTACGTATGGCAGGCGAAGATTACAAAGTTACCGGCGTGATAGACAGATGGAATCCAAAACCACGGTTTTACGATACCAGCACAGGCTCTTTTAACGACGTTGAAGACGTTTTTGTGCCCTTTAGTTTAATCACTGAGCAAAAATTTGGCCGTTCAGGCAATACCAACTGCTGGAAACCGACAGAATCAGGCTTTCAGGCCTTTTTAGACTCTGAGTGTATCTGGGTGCAACTCTGGGTGGAATTACCAACAGCTCAGGACAAAGACGCCTATTTCAGCTTTATGAACGCCTACGCTAAAGAGCAGCACCAATATGGCCGTTTTGCCCGCACTGACAACAACAAATTACGCGACGTGATGCAGTGGCTGGAATATGCCGAAGTGGTGTCAGACGACGCCAGCATGATGATGGCGATGTCACTGATGTTCCTGCTGGTGTGTTTACTCAATACCGTAGGTTTATTGCTGGCGAAATTCTTAGGGAAGGCTTCAGAAATTGGCGTACGCCAGGCCTTAGGCGCCAGCCGTAACGACTTGTTTATTCAGCATTTAATTGAGTCAGGCTGCATAGGATTGGCTGGTGGCTTATTGGGCCTGATCCTCGCCTTACTTGGACTTGAAGCGATCAAAGTGATGTACGGCGACTGGATCCGCGATTTAGCCCAGCTGGACTTCACCTTAGTGGCCATGGCGATAGGGCTGGCTATTGTCAGTGCTTTATTAGCAGGTTTGTATCCCACATGGCGTGCCTGCCAGGTTCAGCCGTCCGTTCAGCTGAAAAGCCAATAA
- a CDS encoding ABC transporter permease, translated as MLELVARLELGPMFRALMRNKIGALLIALQIALTLTIMVNAIFMMQERSQQMARASGLDETNTFYLSNTVFAQNYNLKTALQQDLQRIRQTPGVVDATQINAIPLSGGGWSMGLQTKPGDDIEGTGTAVYMVDEHGINALGVELIAGENFQNSDIGWREEGSTKWPPKTIISQALAEALFEGDWKNALGKTVYIENHQPVQIIGIMKTLQAPWNGWNGVERSMLVPQQLDNKGSRFFIRTEPGRRDELMPLIEKMLAESDRGRIIRNVTSMEQTRDKSYQEHQATNTILLTVIIVLTLITGFGIVGLAMFSINRRTRQIGTRRALGASQWQVMRYFMLENLLISFAGVILGAAGAVGLNIWLVATFSMSPLSPVLLVIGVVALLIVGQLAVSYPALVASKISPATATRGRA; from the coding sequence ATGTTAGAACTAGTAGCTCGCTTGGAACTGGGCCCGATGTTCCGCGCTTTAATGCGCAATAAAATTGGAGCTTTGCTGATAGCCCTGCAAATCGCCCTGACCCTGACCATTATGGTGAACGCCATTTTTATGATGCAGGAACGTAGTCAACAAATGGCCAGAGCCAGCGGTTTAGATGAAACCAATACTTTTTATTTGAGCAACACTGTCTTTGCACAGAATTACAACCTGAAAACCGCGCTGCAACAGGATTTACAGCGCATTCGCCAAACACCAGGTGTGGTGGATGCCACTCAAATCAATGCCATCCCCTTAAGTGGCGGCGGCTGGTCTATGGGTCTGCAAACCAAACCGGGCGATGATATTGAAGGCACAGGTACTGCTGTTTATATGGTGGACGAGCACGGTATCAATGCGCTGGGCGTCGAACTGATTGCTGGCGAGAATTTCCAGAATTCGGATATCGGCTGGCGTGAAGAAGGCAGCACCAAGTGGCCACCTAAAACAATTATCAGCCAAGCTTTGGCAGAAGCATTGTTTGAAGGCGACTGGAAAAATGCCTTAGGCAAAACTGTCTATATTGAAAACCATCAGCCAGTACAAATTATAGGCATAATGAAAACCCTGCAAGCACCATGGAACGGCTGGAATGGCGTTGAGCGCAGCATGCTGGTACCGCAACAACTGGACAATAAAGGCAGCCGCTTTTTTATCCGCACCGAACCAGGCCGCCGCGACGAGTTAATGCCACTAATTGAAAAAATGCTGGCTGAAAGTGACAGGGGCCGCATTATCCGCAATGTCACCAGCATGGAACAAACCCGTGACAAAAGTTATCAGGAGCATCAGGCCACCAACACTATTCTGTTGACTGTCATTATCGTGCTAACGCTGATCACAGGCTTTGGCATTGTGGGTCTGGCAATGTTCAGCATTAACAGACGCACCCGTCAAATCGGCACCCGCCGCGCTTTAGGTGCCAGCCAGTGGCAAGTGATGCGCTACTTTATGCTGGAAAACCTGCTGATAAGCTTCGCTGGTGTGATATTAGGCGCAGCAGGAGCAGTGGGTTTAAATATCTGGTTGGTAGCGACTTTTAGCATGAGCCCATTAAGCCCTGTCTTGCTGGTGATAGGTGTAGTGGCCTTGCTGATAGTAGGTCAGTTAGCTGTCAGTTACCCGGCCTTAGTGGCATCGAAAATTTCGCCTGCGACTGCAACAAGAGGACGGGCTTAA
- the leuE gene encoding leucine efflux protein LeuE, with protein MESLGVIQFWTFLAGVVVIILMPGPNSLFVLKTSMVQGPKHAWCALAAVLLGDATLILLSYLGLASVLLASPELFRWIRYLGAAYLLFIGVQILLSLRQSKASEGAQVPVVVAAASCASVFRKSLLLSLTNPKAILFFLSFFIQFIDSSFNPNWVPYLVLAVVLEIISLLYLTTLVYAGAAIASFFKGQPKAGQAGNLMLGLLFTGFAVRLALA; from the coding sequence ATGGAAAGCTTGGGTGTAATTCAGTTCTGGACCTTTTTGGCCGGTGTGGTAGTGATTATATTGATGCCGGGGCCAAATAGTCTGTTTGTGCTGAAAACCAGCATGGTGCAGGGACCCAAGCATGCCTGGTGTGCACTTGCAGCTGTGCTGTTGGGTGATGCAACTTTGATTTTGTTGTCTTACCTTGGCCTTGCCTCTGTTTTGCTGGCTTCACCCGAGTTGTTCCGCTGGATACGTTACTTAGGTGCTGCCTATTTACTGTTTATCGGCGTACAAATTTTATTAAGTTTGCGCCAATCTAAAGCAAGTGAAGGTGCACAAGTACCAGTGGTAGTCGCCGCAGCCAGCTGCGCTTCAGTGTTTCGTAAGTCTTTGTTATTAAGCCTGACCAACCCAAAAGCCATTTTGTTTTTCCTGTCGTTTTTTATCCAGTTTATCGACTCCAGCTTCAATCCCAACTGGGTGCCTTATTTAGTACTGGCGGTGGTGCTGGAAATAATCAGCCTGCTGTACCTGACGACTTTAGTCTACGCAGGCGCCGCCATAGCTAGTTTCTTTAAAGGCCAACCTAAAGCAGGGCAGGCAGGGAATTTAATGTTAGGGCTGTTATTTACCGGCTTCGCGGTGAGATTGGCTTTGGCTTAA
- the miaB gene encoding tRNA (N6-isopentenyl adenosine(37)-C2)-methylthiotransferase MiaB has product MGKKLHIKTWGCQMNEYDSSKMADLLDATHGYTLTEEAEEADVILLNTCSIREKAQEKVFHQLGRWRPLKKKNPDLIIAVGGCVASQEGKAIRDRAPYVDIVFGPQTLHRLPEMINAVRGDKSPVVDVSFPEIEKFDRLPEPKADGPTAFVSIMEGCSKYCTFCVVPYTRGEEVSRPLDDVLLEIAQLAEQGVREVNLLGQNVNAYRGETFDGGICHFSELLRLVAAIDGIDRIRYTTSHPVEFTDDIIEVYRDVPELVDHLHLPVQSGSDRILALMKRNHTAIEYKSKIRALKKVRPNLCMSSDFIIGFPGETAEDFEATMDLIKAINFDMSFSFVYSARPGTPAADLPDDVSEEEKKQRLYILQDRINQQSLQIARAMLGTEQRILVEGPSKKDIMELTGRTENNRVVNFEGSPDMIGQFVDVLVTDVFTNSLKGKVIRTEKDMDLRREVSPQQIMAAKAAKTDELGVATFTP; this is encoded by the coding sequence ATGGGCAAAAAGCTGCACATTAAGACCTGGGGCTGCCAGATGAACGAATACGATTCATCCAAAATGGCGGACCTTTTGGATGCAACTCATGGCTACACACTGACTGAAGAAGCAGAAGAAGCAGACGTGATCCTGCTGAACACTTGTTCTATTCGTGAAAAAGCTCAGGAGAAGGTATTCCACCAGTTAGGTCGCTGGCGTCCGCTGAAAAAGAAAAACCCGGATCTGATTATTGCCGTTGGTGGTTGTGTAGCTTCGCAAGAAGGCAAGGCCATCCGCGACCGAGCTCCTTATGTTGATATCGTGTTCGGGCCACAAACTCTGCACCGTTTACCTGAGATGATTAACGCAGTGCGTGGCGATAAGTCGCCAGTGGTGGATGTATCTTTCCCTGAAATCGAAAAATTCGACCGTCTGCCAGAACCTAAAGCCGATGGTCCAACAGCTTTCGTGTCTATTATGGAAGGCTGCTCTAAATACTGTACCTTCTGCGTGGTGCCTTACACCCGTGGAGAGGAAGTCAGTCGTCCGCTGGATGATGTCCTGTTGGAAATTGCTCAGCTGGCCGAGCAAGGTGTGCGTGAAGTCAACCTGTTAGGTCAGAACGTTAACGCCTACCGTGGTGAAACCTTCGACGGTGGCATTTGCCATTTCTCTGAATTACTGCGTTTAGTGGCGGCCATAGACGGCATTGACCGTATTCGTTACACCACATCGCACCCTGTTGAATTTACAGACGATATTATCGAAGTCTACCGTGATGTGCCTGAGCTGGTGGATCATCTGCATTTACCTGTGCAATCTGGCTCTGACCGTATTCTGGCGCTGATGAAACGGAACCACACCGCCATCGAATATAAGTCAAAAATTCGTGCGCTGAAAAAAGTACGCCCTAATTTATGCATGTCATCTGATTTTATCATCGGCTTCCCCGGTGAAACCGCAGAAGACTTTGAAGCCACTATGGACTTAATCAAAGCCATTAACTTTGATATGAGCTTCAGCTTTGTCTACAGCGCCCGTCCTGGTACGCCTGCTGCTGATTTACCGGATGACGTGTCAGAAGAAGAGAAAAAACAACGTCTTTATATACTGCAGGACCGTATTAACCAGCAGTCATTACAAATTGCCCGTGCTATGCTCGGCACTGAACAACGTATTCTGGTGGAAGGCCCGTCGAAAAAAGACATTATGGAGCTGACCGGACGCACGGAAAACAACCGTGTAGTGAACTTTGAAGGTTCACCGGATATGATTGGTCAGTTTGTTGATGTGTTAGTGACGGATGTCTTTACCAACTCGTTAAAAGGTAAAGTGATCCGCACTGAAAAAGATATGGATTTACGCCGCGAAGTATCGCCACAACAAATTATGGCGGCGAAAGCGGCAAAAACAGACGAATTGGGAGTGGCAACTTTTACTCCTTAA